The Pseudophryne corroboree isolate aPseCor3 chromosome 12, aPseCor3.hap2, whole genome shotgun sequence genomic sequence agatttgggtgggttatattgtttctgtgcattgcaaatactggctgctttatttttatactgcaatttagatttcagtttgaacacaccacacccaaatccaactctctctgcacatgttacatctgccccacctgcagtacagaatggttttgcccaatttgctAACCTTTTTTatttgctaacaactctaaataacccccatAGTTTGTACAGTGAAGAGGAAAATTACGAAGACTCTATATAAGGCCTGGGCAACCtgaggctctccagctgttgtgaaactacacatcccagcatgccctgccaaagtTTCAGCATTCCCTAATAGGAAAACTGTGACAAGGCATGTGGAGACTTGTAGTTTCCTaacacctggagagccacaggttgggcagGCCTGCTCTACATGAACTTGTTTATCAACCTGTCCTGTACAGTCATGATATACTTGTTAAGTGTCACCCCATATTTCAACACAAAGCTATACTTGTGATGTATAGACTTATTACACTTTTTGCGTGCCACAGTTGTCACATGTCAGCTTGTCTTGCACATGCTAAATAGTACCATTCTTGCCTTAATGCAAGGTCCTACTTAGCTGGAAGTGTACGTGCACTGGTAAATGTCTTTTGAGGAAACTTTCTTGCTCCTATTTCCAACCACTCAATTTTATGTTAAGATAAAATGTTAATGGGAATACAATTAGTCATAATTTGCTTTTACCATTGATGATAGCCATAAACTTGATAGATGTGGGAATTAAATAAAAGAAGTGAGTTCTGCCCTTAATGCATATAATACTGACCTTGAGGAAGGTCTTTGTTTTTTGTCTCTAACATATTAATACATTACTGCTGCATCTGCCTGGTGGTTTAGAAGATGTCTGAGAGCATTCTGTGAGGTCCTGTCATACCAGAATACTGCAACAAGAGAAGCTGGCATAGAGGTGAATGTATGTTCCTACGGACCCTGGAAACCTCATTTTTTATCAATGGTAGCATATAGTTCTGCTTCCAGAGCCATCTTATCAAAAGTACGTGTGTTTGTTTCTGATCGTACTCTATCCCGAAAATTGAAAGAAGCCCTGGCTACAGACCGTGCATTTTCAAGCACAGACTGTTTCTCCTTAAAGAGCTGTTCACTGCGCTCTAACTTCTTTTCTATGGACATAAGCAGTTCCTGTCTTTTCACATCCTCGCTTTTCAGTACTTTTTGACGATTTTCCCTCTGGACCTTCTCCTTTTCCAATCGGCTTTCCACAGCTTTTCTTGCTTTGTGCTGCACTACTTCATCGGCTACTTGTGCAGCATGCTGCAGTCTCCTATCAGCAGCCCTGGCCAGTTCAATTAAATGCTCTGCACGCTCCTTCTCTCTCCGTTCTGCTGCCTGTCTTGTTTTCTGGGTTTGAAGCTCTTCCCTCTCTGCTCTGTTCTTCAGTTCTTGGTTTCTTTTCCCAAGTAGCAGCTCCACGTTTTCCTGTGTTCTATGAAGGTTTTTCTCAAGTGTCCTTCTGCGCTCCTCATTATCAGACTCCTCTCTTTGGGCTAACTCCTGAAGAAGTGCCTGGTGCTTAATTTTCTCTATTTTGTTCTGCAGTATTTTGTTGACCTGTAGTTGTTGTGCCTTCTCCTGTTTCTTACTCTGTGCTAAAAGCAATTTATCTTCCAGTAACTCATCATTTTGCTCCAGATCAtcattttttttctgttgtttggaCTTCTGACTTTTCACCTGGTTGGAGTTCTTTTGTTTGCCTTCAACTTTGCCTTTTACCATCTTCTCCCGTTTGAGTTTTTCCACCTCTCCTTCCCACTGCTCCTCATGGAGCAAATTCTCTGTTGATATTTTATTACGCCTGTTTCTGACTTGAGACTCCAGCATTCTTTGTCCTTGTAGTATAGCTCTTTGTCTCTCCCTTTCCTCATACTCCTTTCTTATATTTGAAGTCCTTCGCTGGGTTTCCCACTGTAGGTGAGCCCAGTAACGCTGCTCGTTCCTGATGTTTTCCTCTTCATGTTTGGCAATCATAATTGCTGCAATCTTCTTATCTCTCTGAGGCAATTCTTGAATCCCTTTCTTCTTCACCTCCTTTACCATTTTCTCAACTTTCTTAGTTGTCTGGGGTGAATGACTGAGATCTCCAAGACTAAAACTCCTACCCAAGAGAGAATTAACTGTGTCCAGGGTTCTGGACTTTGGGATAAACTGTGCTGTCCTGCCACGAGAGCTGTCCCCACTGTAGGAAGATGTTATAGACTCGGAGGAGGTTCTACCAGAGGCACCATCTCTCATCTTCTGCAGGGAGTCCAAAGACTGACTTTTACTCTTTCTTTGGACAGGATGAGTAGAGTCTGTGATCACTGCATCAGCAGTGCCCTGAGCATCTTCAGATTGGGAGCATTTTTGAGTCTTGGACACTGTGGCATATTGCTTTTTGCGGATAGGAGGATTACGTCTTTGGGTGACTTTGGAAGGTAGGGATTGGTAGCTATCAGTATCATTGGAAAGTGTTTTTTTACGTCTTTGAGGATCCATGTAAGGTAGTGTATCAGATCTTTTAGGTTCTGTAGCAGATGCTGGTTCAGCCCGAGAAGGCACTTTTGAGCTTGATGGTGAGCTTAGGTTGCTGCTCAGCACCAAGGGTAGAATTCTCCTCTTCTCTTGACGTATAATCCGTTCCCTTTCCTCCCTGCACATCTTTAGCTTTCTTTGTCTTTCTATCTCGTACACCTCACAAAGACCAGTTGCTACTCGCATGGATCGCCCTGGAGCCTCTTTAACTAGATCAGATAGACTTCTAGATAGTAATTCTACAGGTTTCACCATACAGCGAGCACAGGCCTCCAGTGAGCGGGGACTAGTCAGCACATAACGACTTCCTTCTGCATCTGGGGACTCAAAGTTATAAAGGTCCAGGTGCAACATTGGAGAATGCTCTCTCTGCCGCACAGATGCTCCCCCTGAGGCCTCATCCCCTCCTGGATCGTCTGTGGGTTCAGCCATCATTATACCTGGCAGACAGAGAATAGTTTAGATTTTACaaataatataatatttatataattatatgtatactTTACACATAGACCTTGTATGTTCGGTAGGATAAACTAGCTACTGTGAAACTTAAAATAGATTTGGTGATGTTAATGCAATGTAGGGCTTCATATTTCAAAATCCAGTTCatcttcatatacaggttgagtatccctt encodes the following:
- the CCDC177 gene encoding coiled-coil domain-containing protein 177 → MMAEPTDDPGGDEASGGASVRQREHSPMLHLDLYNFESPDAEGSRYVLTSPRSLEACARCMVKPVELLSRSLSDLVKEAPGRSMRVATGLCEVYEIERQRKLKMCREERERIIRQEKRRILPLVLSSNLSSPSSSKVPSRAEPASATEPKRSDTLPYMDPQRRKKTLSNDTDSYQSLPSKVTQRRNPPIRKKQYATVSKTQKCSQSEDAQGTADAVITDSTHPVQRKSKSQSLDSLQKMRDGASGRTSSESITSSYSGDSSRGRTAQFIPKSRTLDTVNSLLGRSFSLGDLSHSPQTTKKVEKMVKEVKKKGIQELPQRDKKIAAIMIAKHEEENIRNEQRYWAHLQWETQRRTSNIRKEYEERERQRAILQGQRMLESQVRNRRNKISTENLLHEEQWEGEVEKLKREKMVKGKVEGKQKNSNQVKSQKSKQQKKNDDLEQNDELLEDKLLLAQSKKQEKAQQLQVNKILQNKIEKIKHQALLQELAQREESDNEERRRTLEKNLHRTQENVELLLGKRNQELKNRAEREELQTQKTRQAAERREKERAEHLIELARAADRRLQHAAQVADEVVQHKARKAVESRLEKEKVQRENRQKVLKSEDVKRQELLMSIEKKLERSEQLFKEKQSVLENARSVARASFNFRDRVRSETNTRTFDKMALEAELYATIDKK